Within the Populus trichocarpa isolate Nisqually-1 chromosome 14, P.trichocarpa_v4.1, whole genome shotgun sequence genome, the region TCTCCAATAAAGATTAGGACTGCAGGTTCTTTCTGGGATGCCCAAGTAACTGGTGACCAGCAACAGGCGCACAACCTGGATTTTGGTCCACCAGGGTACTCAGAAATGCTCCCTGAAGATTACCGGCTTCAAAACCAAATGCAGTTCTTGACTTCGGATGATCAGTTAGAGTTTGTTAATTCTGACTTTTCTAGCAGTTACTTTTACCCAGAACCAGCATTAGGTCCTAGGACTAGTAGAAGGTCTCCAAGCTTGCCTGAATTTCCTGTTAAGATTTGCCATTACTTCAATAAAGGGTTCTGCAAGCATGGGAACAACTGTAGGTATTTCCATGGCCATCCCATGCCAGAAAGCTTTTCTCAGATTCTCAGTCTGAATTCGAATGAGATTGCAAACGATGAACATTTTATCTCACCTGGCTCTCTTGAAAAGCTTGAATTGGAGCTCACTGAGCTTTTGAAATCAAGAAGAGGGGTGCCAGTTTCAATTGCCTCTTTGCCAATGATGTATTATGAGAAGTATGGGAGGATGCTGCAGGCCGAGGGGTATCTTACGGAGAGCCAGAGACATGGCAAGGCAGGTTATAGTCTAACAAAGCTCCTAGCTCGATTGAAGAATAGCATTCGTCTCATTGACAGGTGCAATATGTGCATACTCATAGTGTTTATAATtcctattaaattttatctgaGTTCACGGATCTGTCTAACTTCTCTAACTTTTTATTGTTTGGGACAGGCCTCATGGGCAGCATTCAGTGATTTTGACAGAAGATGTTCCAAAGTACTTGGAGTATGCTGGTGAGAGGAATGATCCCGGTGGAATTGTTGCTGGTTCTAGGCAGATCTATCTTACCTTTCCAGCTGAAAGTACCTTTACAGAGCAAGATGTTTCCAACTATTTCAGGTTAGTATATCTGAATGTTTCTTTATGGAGatcctcaattttatttttggtctgTTTTGTTCGTTAAAGATGTTCCATTTTGTTTTGGTCCTTTATTTCTGTAGCAAATTTGGGCCCGTTCAAGATGTTAGGATTCCATGCCAGCAGAAGAGGATGTTTGGAtttgtgacttttgtttttgcGGAGACTGTAAAGCAGATACTATCAAAGGGGAATCCTCATCATGTTTGTGGGGCTCGTGTTCTTGTGAAACCTTACAGGGAAAAATCAAGGCTTGTTGACAGGTAAATATTTGAAGGATAACCTGCCCTATTATCTGCTATAGAATGATGCTTCGCCTCTCCCTCTTATCATTCCTTTAATAttccttttggtttaaaatattatctcgTCTTTGAGTTCTGATGAGTAATTATTGCTGGATGGTTTGCTGACCCAAATGGCAAAAGAGATTCTGAATGAATCGTTGTGACTGATTTAAACCTTATCTCTTCTTATTATGTAGTTATTGTCCGTCATTTTCAGCTATCATGTCCATAATTAGCTACTGTAATGTACGCTAACACTATCATTTGACAGGTGGTGCCAGTGGTTTTTATCTTAATACAATATTGAACATTTTCCTTCATGGTTTGCTTTTGTGGATTTGATAATTTGctcattttaaaatacaatttttttccttgcccACTTTCCATAGATTGGTGAAACTGCATATGAGGTGGTAGGCCCATTGTTTTGTATAATCCATCAATCATGAAGTTTGCCTAGTTGGATCCCTATCCTATCTATGAAATATTAGATATTTTCAACCTGTATGTGTTCCTGTTGTTACAAGCAAAATGATTCCAGTTTGAATGGGTCACCTCGTtcgttttttgatattttgacatTCTTGCTTCTCTTGCcaatcatcaaaattaaatataaacaaaagaaTTACAAAATGATTCCAGCTGGCTTCTGTTCCTTTATTGACAAAGCATACTACTTGTTTTCTGTACTTATGATCGTGCTTCTTAATTTAAGGAAAGCATGGATCTTTTGCATGGttgttcatttttcttttcactggattgaaaataattactcTTGCATCGTCTCCACGAGTTCATATGTACTGCTTTCCATTTTAAAATGCGAGAAATTTTTTTGTGCTGCTTGTAAGatgttgataaaattaaattggaacttctgttcatgtttttttttttttttttatgattaaattatctgctatatatatttttcaagtagAGGTGATAATTTGAAGAGAATTTTTGT harbors:
- the LOC7456000 gene encoding zinc finger CCCH domain-containing protein 18 isoform X2; this encodes MDFSESTKVVYNRIQEIEPEFVGKIIGYILLQNHGEREMIRLAFSPDNLIYATISKAKSDLGLNKTPVPNPISPSQVNPAPVSDVHLQFIPNTAVSSHPISSPIKIRTAGSFWDAQVTGDQQQAHNLDFGPPGYSEMLPEDYRLQNQMQFLTSDDQLEFVNSDFSSSYFYPEPALGPRTSRRSPSLPEFPVKICHYFNKGFCKHGNNCRYFHGHPMPESFSQILSLNSNEIANDEHFISPGSLEKLELELTELLKSRRGVPVSIASLPMMYYEKYGRMLQAEGYLTESQRHGKAGYSLTKLLARLKNSIRLIDRPHGQHSVILTEDVPKYLEYAGERNDPGGIVAGSRQIYLTFPAESTFTEQDVSNYFSKFGPVQDVRIPCQQKRMFGFVTFVFAETVKQILSKGNPHHVCGARVLVKPYREKSRLVDRKYAEKIQHPFFYSQHFIDGDSELHSVPRVCDNSRLLRKQLMEEHEQALELERRRLSEFQLAPKPLARHAYHGHSMDEFKLSEEQADQFPSAEHFNYWFDVLNNGSTSEEKHRHTRTNCSEQDSNQGVNLPESPFASAIGKGISTVI
- the LOC7456000 gene encoding zinc finger CCCH domain-containing protein 18 isoform X1, with protein sequence MDFSESTKVVYNRIQEIEPEFVGKIIGYILLQNHGEREMIRLAFSPDNLIYATISKAKSDLGLNKTPVPNPISPSQVNPAPVSDVHLQFIPNTAVSSHPISSPIKIRTAGSFWDAQVTGDQQQAHNLDFGPPGYSEMLPEDYRLQNQMQFLTSDDQLEFVNSDFSSSYFYPEPALGPRTSRRSPSLPEFPVKICHYFNKGFCKHGNNCRYFHGHPMPESFSQILSLNSNEIANDEHFISPGSLEKLELELTELLKSRRGVPVSIASLPMMYYEKYGRMLQAEGYLTESQRHGKAGYSLTKLLARLKNSIRLIDRPHGQHSVILTEDVPKYLEYAGERNDPGGIVAGSRQIYLTFPAESTFTEQDVSNYFSKFGPVQDVRIPCQQKRMFGFVTFVFAETVKQILSKGNPHHVCGARVLVKPYREKSRLVDRKYAEKIQHPFFYSQHFIDGDSELHSVPRVCDNSRLLRKQLMEEHEQALELERRRLSEFQLAPKPLARHAYHGHSMDEFKLSEACAEQADQFPSAEHFNYWFDVLNNGSTSEEKHRHTRTNCSEQDSNQGVNLPESPFASAIGKGISTVI